The Bosea sp. AS-1 region CCGTCTGGCTGATCGAGACGCAGCAGCGCCCGCGCAATCTTGTCGAGCGTTCGCGGCTGCGGCGCGAGACCGCGCAGGCGGTCCTGGCGCAACAGCTCGGCTGCCCCGACGGCGAGGTCGTCATCTCGCATGATCCTGCCGGCCAACCACGACTCGCCGGGCCGCATGCGAGCGCCCTGCACATCTCGCTCGCGACGCGGGCGGGCGTGGTCGCCGTTGCCCTGGCCCGGCGGCCGGTCGGGGTCGATCTAGAGCTGGTCGATCCGGACGGCCCCCTCCCGCGGGAGGCTCTTCACGCCGATGAACTGCGAACGCTGGACGCGATCGAGGCCGTGACGCGACCGCTCGCCTTTGCGCGCCTCTGGGCCGCCAAGGAAGCCTATGTGAAGGCGCTCGGAACCGGCTTCGCCCGGCCGCCCGAGAGCTTCGCGGTGTCCCTGCTCGCCCCTGACCGGTTCCGCATCGACGGCGTGGCGGCAGAGGGCATGCTCCACACCATCGAAAACGGCGGCCAGGAGATCCTGGCCGCCGCAATGATCGTTCTCGACGAGGCGTGACGCCTCAGCCCGGCTGGTTCGCCGGCTTCTTCTTCAGGACATAGCCCACGATGCAGACGAAGAGCGCGCCGATGACCGCTCCCGCGTAATGCGGCAGGTTCGCCGGCCCGATGCCGAGCGGGTTGGCATCGAGCGGCACCGCCTTGACCCAGCTCGGCAGGTTCACCTGCAGCCATTGCAGCACGGCGACATCGCCCAGGATCATCTCGGCCGCGATCCAGCCGAGCAGCGCCGCACCGATCCAGACCAGGATCGGGAAACGCTCGATGATCGTGGTGAGAAGCTGGGCACCCATGATGATCAGCGGGATCGAGAGCAGCAGGCCGAAGATGAACAGCTCCGGATGGCCCTTGGCCGCGCCGGCGATGGCGATGACGTTGTCGAGGCTCATCACGGCGTCGGCGATGGCGATGGTGCGCACCGCCTTCCACAGGCTTTCGCTGGCCTCGATCTCGCCATGGGCTTCCTCCTCGCCGACAGCGAGCTTGATCGCGATCCAGAACAGCAGGATGCCGCCGATCACCTTCAGATACGGCACGCCGAGGAGATAGGTGACGATCAGCGCGAAGATGATGCGCAGACCGACTGCCGCACCGGCGCCGAGCCAGATGCCCAGCTTCCGGCGATTTTCCGGCAGCGAGCGGCAGGCCAGCGCGATGACGACCGCGTTGTCGCCGGAAAGCAGCAGATCGATCCAGATGATCTGCAACAGCGAGATCCAGAAGGTCGAGGAGGAGAAATCCATGTTTCGGTCAGTCCCGTGTCAGAGGGCCGGGTCCGGCCGGCGTGATTTGATGAGATAGCCCAGCCCGAGCACGAGCAGCGCGCCGAGGATGGCAGCGGGATATTCGAGCGTGTGCAGCAGTTCCGCTCCGAAGCGGGTAATGAGCCAGGGGTCGCTGTCGAGCATCTCGCCTGCGACCCAGCCGAGCAGCGCCGCGCCGGCCCAGACCAGGATCGGGAAGCGGGTCAGGAGGCTGGTGATCAGCGACGCCCCGACCACGATCAGCGGGATCGAGATGACCAGCCCGACCACCAGCAGCGCCATCGAGTCGCGGGCCACGCCGGCGATGGCGAGGACGTTGTCCAGGCTCATGACGATATCGGCGATCGCGACCGTCTGGACCGCCTTCCAGAGCTTGCTGCTGGCGGCTATGGAGTCCTCGTCCTGCTCGCCATCCTCGATCAGGAGCTTCACCGCGATCCAGACCAGCAGCGCGGCGCCGACGATGCGCAGGAACGGCATGCTCAGGAGCGAGGCGATGACCACCGTGAAGGCGATGCGCAGCACCACGGCCACGGCCGCGCCGAGCGCAATGCCCTTGGTGCGTTGCTCGGGCGCGAGCGCCCGGCAGGCCAGCGCGATCACCACGGCATTGTCACCCGAGAGGATAACGTTGAGCAGGATGATCTCGAAGAGCTTGCCC contains the following coding sequences:
- a CDS encoding 4'-phosphopantetheinyl transferase superfamily protein translates to MHWLRSIAATAPSYPAVWLIETQQRPRNLVERSRLRRETAQAVLAQQLGCPDGEVVISHDPAGQPRLAGPHASALHISLATRAGVVAVALARRPVGVDLELVDPDGPLPREALHADELRTLDAIEAVTRPLAFARLWAAKEAYVKALGTGFARPPESFAVSLLAPDRFRIDGVAAEGMLHTIENGGQEILAAAMIVLDEA
- a CDS encoding TerC family protein, which produces MDFSSSTFWISLLQIIWIDLLLSGDNAVVIALACRSLPENRRKLGIWLGAGAAVGLRIIFALIVTYLLGVPYLKVIGGILLFWIAIKLAVGEEEAHGEIEASESLWKAVRTIAIADAVMSLDNVIAIAGAAKGHPELFIFGLLLSIPLIIMGAQLLTTIIERFPILVWIGAALLGWIAAEMILGDVAVLQWLQVNLPSWVKAVPLDANPLGIGPANLPHYAGAVIGALFVCIVGYVLKKKPANQPG
- a CDS encoding TerC family protein; this encodes MDLTSFSLGDPLLWGKLFEIILLNVILSGDNAVVIALACRALAPEQRTKGIALGAAVAVVLRIAFTVVIASLLSMPFLRIVGAALLVWIAVKLLIEDGEQDEDSIAASSKLWKAVQTVAIADIVMSLDNVLAIAGVARDSMALLVVGLVISIPLIVVGASLITSLLTRFPILVWAGAALLGWVAGEMLDSDPWLITRFGAELLHTLEYPAAILGALLVLGLGYLIKSRRPDPAL